A single Lactuca sativa cultivar Salinas chromosome 8, Lsat_Salinas_v11, whole genome shotgun sequence DNA region contains:
- the LOC128127819 gene encoding factor of DNA methylation 4-like — protein sequence MTELKQETIISDLEFEEYKSKYYKQLREHKVKVLSSENTFKCPHCFESKEYSYKDLCRHACIIARESRSADLKEKAKHMALEEYLERYFDSKFKDSESSSKSNDLEENSDKIMRGNSKEELVVWPWMAVVANIPVEYEDDSYLYDGFLGDMAKNLKDEWIKQGYKPLKVYPLWSWFGYSGFALVKFGKELEDFNNAMRFVNDFEVKKHGRKDWNDSNKCKDDKLYAWIARDEDYFSNDHVGDFLRKNWALKTLSEIEKEIEIKSPKLVMELESLLDDMSKKSREIQCQVSMANSHIASVMKQNDMLIENYNKDLKKMKERANKMIEHLQMKLQHEDGEKKMNKLAMLEQKKAYDRLWKLASDEKRDNEKLQNKIMELEIKIDDDKEVEMKQMEVMKNLSDENMELKKKIEWIEKDVKEKEKEIEELKGLNQALLVKEKLINDELEDACKVFISGMREIFDPPAQKKEQKCNLKRGC from the exons ATGACTGAACTAAAGCAAGAGACAATCATTAGTGATCTTGAGTTTGAGGAATATAAATCCAAGTATTACAAGCAGCTAAGAGAACATAAGGTCAAAGTGTTGTCTtcagaaaatacttttaaatgtccTCATTGTTTTGAGAGTAAAGAATACTCTTACAAGGACCTCTGTAGACATGCATGTATAATCGCAAGAGAATCAAGAAGTGCTGATTTGAAAGAAAAGGCCAAACATATGGCACTAGAGGAGTATTTGGAGAGGTATTTTGATTCTAAATTTAAGGATTCAGAGTCAAGTAGTAAAAGCAATGATTTAGAGGAGAATAGTGACAAAATTATGAGGGGCAATAGTAAGGAAGAGTTGGTTGTTTGGCCTTGGATGGCTGTGGTAGCCAACATACCAGTTGAATACGAGGATGATAGTTATTTATATGATGGTTTTTTGGGTGATATGGCTAAAAATCTAAAGGATGAGTGGATAAAACAAGGCTACAAACCTCTAAAAGTCTATCCTTTGTGGAGCTGGTTTGGTTACTCAGGATTTGCTTTGGTGAAGTTTGGAAAAGAATTGGAAGATTTTAATAATGCAATGAGGTTTGTGAATGATTTTGAGGTGAAGAAACATGGGAGGAAAGATTGGAATGATAGCAACAAGTGTAAAGATGATAAGCTCTATGCTTGGATTGCAAGGGATGAAGATTATTTCTCAAATGATCATGTTGGTGATTTTCTTAGAAAGAATTGGGCTTTGAAGACTCTTTCTGAAATCGAAAAAGAAATTGAAATAAAAAGCCCAAAACTTGTTATGGAGTTGGAAAGTCTCCTAGATGACATGAGCAAAAAAAGTAGAGAAATTCAGTGTCAAGTAAGCATGGCAAATTCTCATATAGCTTCTGTGATGAAACAAAACGATATGCTTATTGAGAACTATAATAAAG ATCTCAAAAAAATGAAAGAGAGAGCCAACAAGATGATTGAGCATCTACAAATGAAATTGCAACATGAAGATGGTGAAAAGAAAATG AATAAATTGGCAATGTTGGAGCAGAAGAAAGCATATGATAGATTGTGGAAGTTGGCATCTGATGAGAAG AGAGATAATGAGAAGCTTCAGAACAAAATCATGGAGCTTGAGATTAAGATTGATGATGATAAGGAAGTAGAGATGAAGCAAATGGAAGTGATGAAGAATTTGAGTGATGAGAATATggaattaaaaaagaaaattgagTGGATTGAAAAAGATGTGaaggaaaaagaaaaggaaatagaggaGTTGAAAGGGCTAAATCAAGCCTTATTAGTAAAGGAAAAATTGATCAATGATGAATTGGAGGATGCTTGTAAAGTGTTCATTTCT GGTATGAGAGAAATTTTTGATCCTCCTGCACAGAAGAAAGAACAGAAATGCAACCTTAAAAGAGGCTGTTGA